One Candidatus Woesebacteria bacterium genomic window, TTAGTTGTTCTGGGGTTTGCAATTTTGCTATTACCAGTGCAAATGTCACAGCAAAAACTAATTAGTATAATAATATGAGAAAAAGAAGCGGTTTAGGTTTTACCCTGATCGAGCTTTTGGTAGTTATTTCTATTATTGGAATTTTGGCAACATTGCTTTTGGCAAATTACAGCGCGACTCGTGAGAGAGCAAGAGATGCGCAAAGAAAGTCTGACTTAAGAAACATCCAGACAGCTTTGAGAATGTTTTATAATGATTTTAATAGATATCCTAGTTCCAGCAGTGGGCAGATAGTTGGTTGCGGGACCAGTGGTAATACTGTCTGCGGTTGGGGTGGAACTTTTTCGGCAGGTTCAACCAATGTTGTCTATATGAATATTCTTCCTAAAGATCCGCAGAGTAATAGGAGCTACAATTATGTCGCTGCAGGTGGTGAGTATACTCTTTCTGCGTGTTTAGAAAACAAGGGTGATGATAAATGCAAAAAGGATGCTAGTGGTAATTTGGTTTCTTGCTCTTGGATGTCAGGGGTTGATGGTTGTGTTTATGAGGTCAAGCCGTGATATGCTAGTATCAAGTATCACGAAGCAAGTGTCAGGAATAGGTAAAAGGCAAGAGGTAAAAGAATTCGGACATCAGACATCGGCCGTTGGCTGTCGGATGTTAGAACTTAGTCGAATCTAGCCGGAAGCTAGTATTTAGTATTTGGTATTTTGTATTATGTATTATGGGGATAATGCATTTTCTTGCATAATACATAATTCATAATACTAAGTTCAGTGTTCCTAATCTGTTTGTAATTTGTTTATTGGTATTTGTATATTGTTTGTATATTGGAATTTGTGATTTGTAATTTTTGTTTAGGATTTAGATATTAGAAATTAGAATTTAGAATTTGTAGTTTGGTTTGCTGGTTCTTGAATGTAGTAAGTAGAAAAGTATTGTGATTTTTAAAAGTTTTGGCTAGACTTATTTTAGTTGGTTGTTGAGGTTTGGAAGTTGCTAGTTGTGTTTACAATGAAAATTAATAACAAAAAAAATTACAAAATGATTGGTTTTACCTTAATTGAACTTTTGGTAGTTATTGCTATTATTGGTATTCTTGCTTCCTTAGCCTTGGTTTCCTATACTCGCTCGCAAAAACAGGCAAGAGACACAAGAAGGAAGTCAGATTTGAAACAGTATCAAGTTGCTTTGGAAAATTATGCTAATCAGAATAATGGTATATATCCTGTTAAAACGACTACTTTTCAAGCTGTTAGTTTTTGCAATTCTGGCCAAGCACTTTATGGGCTTTCTTGTCCAGACGATCCTGACGCTACAAGACATTATAATTATCTAAGTCTGAGCGACGGTTCTGAATATGCGCTTTGGGCTCAACTTGAGGCTTATCAAACTGGACAGTATTGGGTTGTTTGCTCAAGTGGTAAAAGCGGAGAAAGTACTACTCAGCCTTCAACTAGTAGTATTTGTCCGGTTCCATAATTATGGTCTTATTTGATAACAAACATCTTAATGAAAAGTATCTTAAGGGTTTTACTTTAATTGAGCTTTTGGTGGTTATTTCTATTATTGGGATTTTGATTTCCCTTTCCCTTTTTGGAATTCAAAATTCGCGAAAGAGCGCAAGAGATGCTAAGCGCAAATCAGACCTTGAATCCATACGCTCTGCGCTTGAGATGTATAAAGCGGATAATGGCAGATATCCGTCTACTAGTTCTGGTATGAATGCTTCATCCCTCGCTATTTCAAGCTACATTTCTTCTGTTCCCACGGATCCTATTAGTGGAAGAATTTATGTATATCGTTGCACTA contains:
- a CDS encoding type II secretion system protein, giving the protein MKINNKKNYKMIGFTLIELLVVIAIIGILASLALVSYTRSQKQARDTRRKSDLKQYQVALENYANQNNGIYPVKTTTFQAVSFCNSGQALYGLSCPDDPDATRHYNYLSLSDGSEYALWAQLEAYQTGQYWVVCSSGKSGESTTQPSTSSICPVP
- a CDS encoding Type II secretion system protein PulG translates to MVLFDNKHLNEKYLKGFTLIELLVVISIIGILISLSLFGIQNSRKSARDAKRKSDLESIRSALEMYKADNGRYPSTSSGMNASSLAISSYISSVPTDPISGRIYVYRCTNVSGSNCLAYDLCAALETGSGSISCGISCGVSCNYKTTNP
- a CDS encoding Type IV pilin PilA, with product MRKRSGLGFTLIELLVVISIIGILATLLLANYSATRERARDAQRKSDLRNIQTALRMFYNDFNRYPSSSSGQIVGCGTSGNTVCGWGGTFSAGSTNVVYMNILPKDPQSNRSYNYVAAGGEYTLSACLENKGDDKCKKDASGNLVSCSWMSGVDGCVYEVKP